The DNA window acaaaacacatcactcttagcatgattttacttcacccttgtttacaaaacacatcactcttagcatgattttacttcacccttgtttacaaaacacatcactcttagcatgattttacttcacccttgtttacaaaacacatcactcttagcatgattttacttcactcttgtttacaaaacacatcactcttagcatgattttacttcactgttgtttacaaaacacatcactcttagcatgattttacttcactgttgtttacaaaactcatcactcttagcatgattttacttcactcttgtttacaaaacacatcactcagcatgattttacttcactcttgttaacaaaacacatcactcttagcatgattttacttcactcttgttaacaaaacacatcactattagcatgattttacttcactcttgttaacaaaacacatcactattagcatgattttacttcactcttgttaacaaaacacatcactataatgAATGCTAAGTCAAGTTATTGGTGGTTTAGGTCTATTAAGTTTGATATTTTGAATTACAAATTTTGATCCAATAACCTTGAATTTATTACTGTGTTCAGATTATTATATAGAATTGTCATTAAAAACAAGTATGACACTTAATAACAAGGATGTGATGTTAATAGCCCATGTCATGAGTCCCCACCATCCATAAACGGATAGCGACACAATGTAGTAGTTTAACTCTCAagtatatgaaaatataaactTCAGGCAAATCTTCAACAAACGTGACATAACCATCCCATACATGTCGATAAAATAAGCATGCAACATCGACTTTAATCTCCAACTTGCTCATTTAGTTAATTCTATACTTCCCaaactatttttaaatttccatAAACTTCTAAATCGACCCCCTTCTGTTGATGTTTCAATTTCGAATTTCCGATGCAAAATCATCATCACGTCGATTCCTTCACCGAGAACTGCTGGTGCGATGTAATCGATTACAGTAGCCTATTGGAGAAGACCTCGGCGGCGATGTGCCAGAGACCACGGTGTAGACGGGGCGGCCGTTGGAGACACCGATGCCGTTGCGGAAGATGCAGAGGAAGGGGATTCGAAGCTTCTGTTGGGCGACCTAACTTCATTTTGGTATCAAGCTTTTACAAAATTACCATAATACTcccgccttgttattatggagtaaatttgtgattgatggaactaatttctccttaaattagaaaattacatgtattaatactagcccttgattttcttgatcttgtggctatgatttgttttctagttataggtttaaggggcttttgccctagatcactactatatatatatatatatatatatatatatatatataggttagtgatcaagatataactaattttaagtgtataactagagaacaaatctcaaccACACAAATAAATGGAACAAATAAAGTGATCTCTTGCTCTTGCTCCCCTTGTTGTTCAGCTAATCACCCAATTTCTCCGTCACTATCCACTCCTTCGCTGTCTTCGCCTCCACCAGCCCCATCACCGTCGTCTTGGTGCGGTGGAACGACATCACGTTCTCGAACAGCACCCAATAGAACATCAGATGGAACGACCTCGGAATTCCCACCAAGTTGAGAATGGTAATGATGGAAGGAAGGTAAATGGCTCCCCATTTCGGGACGTATACTTGAGGCACCAAAACGGAGAGAGGCAGAATCACACAGTAGAAGAAGAATGTGAAGAAGTGGACGATCACCTTTCGCACAAAGAAGAAGCTGCACATCACATGAAACTTCTTGTACAAGCTTATTTTCTGCCAtccaaatatatttacattcaatttttttacatGTTACTCAATCACCCTGAATAAATTGATAGTACAAGCTTACGTGTAACTCTCTAGTTACAATGCCAATTCATTCTAAGATAAAGAAGAATAGAGGTATATTAATATGAGCAAAGTAAAATTATAGTGATGTAATCCAGgattagagtgatgtttctttgatttttggctatagtgatgtgttttgttaacaacagtaaagtaaaatcatgctaatagtgatgtgttttgttaacaccagtgaagtgaaatcatgctaatagtgatgtattttgtaaacaacagtgaagtaaaatcatgctaatagtgatgtgttttgttaacaacagtgaagtaaaatcaacaGTGATGTGAATACATccctaatagtgatgtgttttgtaaacaacagtgaagtaaaatcatgctaatagtgatgtgttttattaacactagtgaagtaaaatcatgctattagtgatgtgttttgttaagaacagtgaagtaaaatcatgctaatagtgatgtgttttgttaacaacggtgaagtaaaatcatgttaatagtgatgtattttattaacaacagtgaagtaaaaacatatttATAGTGATGTAATCcaaggttagagtgatgtttctttgatttttggctatagtgatgtattttgttaataacagtgaagtaaaaacatgtttatagtgatgtgtttttgttaacaacagtgaagtaaaatcatgctaatagtgatgtgttttgttaacaatagtgaactaaaatcatgctaatagtgatgtaaaacacaaattttcttatatattgtACTCGATTAATATAGACAAGTCATAAATCTTACGTCCGATATTTTTCACGCGttcctattattttatttgaataaactCTTTGCATTTTAATAACTAGTTGGCGTATAAAATTTGAAACTCATTTTTGGATCCCgggtttctttatttttatgaaatgtaattattttgataaataaaaacATGTCAATCAAATTATAATACATTTATGAATTTCTTTCTCTGCATAGAGTGAAATAATCGGAGCTTTTTGTTTCTTATAATAATCAAATCATATGCGCCGAAATAATCTCTTTTGGATGTCAACATTTAGGAGTGTTTTGGTTGCTATAAATTTAATTCATTCGAGATTGAGTTGGTCCGCGATTAATTAAGATTTTCTCACACTTCCTTCATTAAGAAATTGCCGAAACTTTCTCGCGTATGTTGGATTCTAAGATTAGATCATTAAGATGtctggctgagatttgttctctagttacgtacttagggctggggaaaaataccgaaattccgaaataccggccttatcgtaccgaaaaaatactaaaaataccgaattttcggtacggtatgataccttactgaaatatttcggtaaggtaaaggtatgaatttttatataccgcggtatactgcggcataccgaaattcggtatataccgtaatttaaggtatataccgtaaaatatgaatacaataatatataaagtattttatatttttaaattatacaatttattgtgaaatataatataatatgaataaaatatactagtatttaataccccgtatattatttaaattactataaaatataaatagtattctaaaaacccaaatattcaattttcattgatattgaaagtaaggtataccacAAAAGcatggtataccgaactttggtacggcataccgaaaatgaggtacgatatcggtatgaaaatcctccatactgaaaataaggtataccgaagtttggtataccgaaaattttggtaagataaaggtatgattttttttgcataccgaatttacggtaaggtatacagTATGGTGGTTtcagtaaggtataccgtacctacccaccctaCTTAATGGGCACTTGTcctagatcactactatatatatatatatagagagagagcaGTGATTTAGGACAAGTGCCCATTAAATacataactatatatatattgtcACATACCAAGTTTTTAGAagaaaaaataagattattGGAATATAACAACCATACAGTCTTATGTTGAAAATCCAACTCAAATTATTGGAATTCTTCTTTTATCCCCACCCAACCCCAACGAAATTTCTTAATCATTTCAATGGTGGTAATTGGGCACTGTCtttaatgaaattttgattCCATTTGATCAATTTCAGTTAAGTATTTGCAAATGTATTTATGGGTTGATGAAACGAGATGCATCGCCTTTTTTTACATTTTCGTATCACATTACTTTTTATCATGTAACACAAAAATGTAATGGAGAAATAATATTTCCTCCAATACTAACGGTTGAAATGTCATTGCCAAGAGTTGGAGTTGAAACAATTAATTATGTTATCTTTAATTGCAGAAAAAAATATCGATGGTCTAAAATACTAAAATGAGAGCAATTATATCAAGGGAAAAGACATGACAAGCTTGTGttaacaaagaaaataaaaaaactaaacaatACAAAGATTCATTGACAAAAGCTCTAATCTTTCATCTACTCTACTCTAAATTTATTCTCAAGAATTAGGATTTGTCTAATGAAATACCTAAACACCAGGTACAAAGTAAAACCTAACATAACGTGATGCCCGAAATCGAGCCCTCTAAGACGACGAAAATTGCTACGAGCATTACCTTTGCCTCGGCCTCCAGGACCTACTGGACAGACAGCTTCCGCACGAAATGAATTTCAGCAACGTCTGCGGCTTCCTTGCTCTAATCCTCAAACGCGAAAGCTGCAGACGGGGAAATAGAACGTATATATCAGAACGTGGACATAATCGATTCACATAGATTTCAAAGGCCGAAAAAATGATGCAACTGTCCATAGTTCGACAAAATGTTCCACGAGAGTGACAAGTTGCAAATAGAACTCTACGACAAATATTGCGTACAAACCACAAGCTACAACAAGGCTTGAATCCGTATTTTGACCCGGCCGGCCCTACACAACTTTTTGCGAAGATCTTAAATTAAAACGAGTCACGCAATCTAATACTAGCTCATTCGTATCGACAATCTATACGCACAAATCTCTTCTATAACCACATCAACCACATATTATAGCAAACATACGATTTTCATAATAATGATTCCGAATTTTACCTTTTGGCGATTCATTTTAGGAGCGTTCCAACACAGCAATCTCCTCGATCTCGCCTCTAGTCTCCTGCAGAACGAAAAAATATAAACGTACAggaaaacaaatgagaaaaatcGAGTAGTAAAACCACGTAAGAAAAGATATGGACACAAACGATACTCACAAATTTTCTTGTTCAAGTTTTTCTGCGATTGAAACCGCTTTGCGCTTCGACCATCCACCGTGTTGTGAACATCCCTCTGCATGCTGAATCACATGAGCAAGGGATACCTTGCTTTTAACAAGGGTAAGACACTGATTTTTCTCACCTAACACGGTCGATATCTTCTGCGAAGATGTCGCTCCCGCGTTTTCTAAGTTCCACCCTTCAGACTCTACGTTGGCGTCTCTACGCCTAACACCTTTATACTCTCCGGGGGAGGGTTCAACTTCGACGATCTCTCTCCTATTGGCTTCAGAAGACGGCATGCCATCCGTAGGCATCCAGCCACCGGTGTTTGTGGTCGGATTCACATCCAAACGAGGCATATTCTGAGCTGCGGGTAACAAAATTGGTGCCCGGCTAGTGCTTTTTCTCGACTCACATCTGATCTCAATCATCACCGGGCATCTGAGAACCGACTCGAATGCTTGCAAGACGTGAAATCTGAATTTCTCCGCCTTGGACTTTGTCAGCTGCGAGTTGAACAGTAATTGCACGGTCGGAGCTGCAGTATGGACAAATTCTAATTATTAAGAAGAGAGGTGGCAAGATATCTTTTGGAAACTCTAATCCAAGCCTAAAAAACACAATCAAACGAGAAGCAAGTTGCACGTTTTTAACCTATACGTAGCATATATGATAACACAAAGACTCATGTTTTCGACTCACATGCCTCAATAAGTTACTTCTCAATCTCCGACATAACTCATAAAAGCAAATTACTATTGTTGCAATGCATATCAAATAAGGTTGGGTGAATATAAAAAACAACGAAACGAATGCAGAAAAATAGATACGACACAAAGCAAATTAAGAAGACCTGCGCCGTAACTAACAGAGACGAGCTTCCCTTCCTGATACATGAACTCCCGTATGCTATTCATTGGGATCTTCTCCAGCACGTCCAGCCATATCGCCTCTAGTTTCTCGTTATAAACTGCTTGTGCCTGTTGAGAGTTCATCTCGCCTTTATCGTGTTTGTTTCCAGCCATAACACTACCCTTCACCTCTTCATTGTAATGAACATTTGCAGAACTTCCAGCTTGAAAACCGGGCATTTCCGCATTGCTTTTTCTTGCTCCGTTTAAGGCCAAGGGACTTTGATTCATGCTCGTCTCAGCTGAAGAAACAGGCAGCATATACTGCTGATCAGGAGCCAGTTGCAGGAGTGCAGCAGTTAACCATGTTATCCTGTCGTTCGACACCCTCAGCTGCTTTTCTGCTTCGGACAATGTTTTCAGCGCTTGGCGCAATTTTTCCATATCTTCTTTCGACACTGTAAAGAGAACAGCACGATAAATCAGTTTAAGATACGAAATCCTGTTGCTGATACAATAAACACGAATTAGAGAGAAATTACATTCACGTCTCCGAAAAAACCTCCTTTTAGGCCTTTCTTTTGTGAAGTCGTAGCTTCCAGCAAGAATATCGGTTATGACTGTTGCAAGCTGTGACATTAACGCCAATGGCTCGACACCCGATTCCATGATATCCCTCAGATTCTTCACTGTGTTGACAGTGTCAGCAGATAATGCTAAATCGAGAAGATCCACCAGTTTCTCATCCGAAACGAGCCCAACCTgcaaaaacaacaacaaaacgAAGTGTTCATTCGTTATACTTAATGTTCATGTCAAATGGCAACGAACGAAGAAACGAACATACCAGTTCTTGAACAAGGGCAACGGATATTCTCTTCCCGATTAAACTCAATTGCTCCAAAGTCATCTCAGCATCTCTCAGAGATCCATCAGACCTTGTTGCAATGAGCTTGAGGGCGTCCTTATCAATATCGAGATCCTCTTTCGTGGCTATCCACTGCAACGTATATATAATATCTGCATCCTTTAACTTTGGGAAAAAGAATTTCTGGCACCTGGATATGATTATATGAGGTAACGCATCAAGACTCGAGCAAACAAGGACAAAAACAACACGCCTAGGGGCTCGATCAATGACCTTCAATATCGTGCTCCAACACTCAGAAGACACGGTATCACACTCATCAAATATGAAAACTCGGTACTGAGACGGAAGTTGGGAAGACGAAGAAGTCACATTCCTGAGCAGGCCAATGATACTCTCGAGGTCCATGTTACTAACGGGGCCTATTTCCCTCACGTTTCGGCTCTTCCCGTTACTTTGTGCTATGCAGGGGTTGCAAAATCCACAAGGCTTTGTATGTTCCGATGACTGGCAGTTCAATGCTTGGGCAAATATGCGAGCACATGAAGTTTTACCTGTCCCGTGAGGCCCGTAGAATAGGTAGAGCAACCCGACTTTCCTTCTCAAGATAGCATTTGAGAGAGCCTGGACGACCAAGTTCTGTCCAACCAAATCCCTAAACGTCCTCGGCATGTACTTTTGCGTGAGATTTTGATGTCTCTCCTTGTTTTGATTCCGATACCTTTGCTGCTCGCGTGATCTACCTTCTGATGCAAGGTCCGAATCGGTTTCTTGCTTCAGCAGATTGCCAGCATAAATGCCTAACTCCCCTGAGTAATCATGAAAAAAAACAGCTCGATCCATGCTTCCCCGAGAACCAGA is part of the Salvia splendens isolate huo1 chromosome 22, SspV2, whole genome shotgun sequence genome and encodes:
- the LOC121787284 gene encoding protein STICHEL-like 4 isoform X2 codes for the protein MTKAVRDRILKDVNGNVSDHLRNHIHLTNCIHLKNHMHKNSPILADRAFMRDLVVLQRSRSLRDPSASPPSWQSPSAVDVLLRQGEVEDVVSGRRSVGIERGRVSGSSPATAAVSSRGGKERRVRRGEESERVVGNDECEGVGEGLVGDRVSLGSSQLRDKSAETRGGHRQDKKLMTLSDQLRNVPAVSNDVVSSHNRGDARRVFHSEKYPEETGVSIRHRSSLNRGKRRRFRGGRRSRPSVAVRDGGGGGGGGEAQNEMSVASNSFGEGRASQKYHGVEEVQQLYSQNVNGDPRNGCGIPWNWSRIHDRGKSFLDMAGRSLSCGLSESRLKKAGSNSRGMDIPNMHVMSSSSSTRSGAEALPLLLDPSGSRGSMDRAVFFHDYSGELGIYAGNLLKQETDSDLASEGRSREQQRYRNQNKERHQNLTQKYMPRTFRDLVGQNLVVQALSNAILRRKVGLLYLFYGPHGTGKTSCARIFAQALNCQSSEHTKPCGFCNPCIAQSNGKSRNVREIGPVSNMDLESIIGLLRNVTSSSSQLPSQYRVFIFDECDTVSSECWSTILKVIDRAPRRVVFVLVCSSLDALPHIIISRCQKFFFPKLKDADIIYTLQWIATKEDLDIDKDALKLIATRSDGSLRDAEMTLEQLSLIGKRISVALVQELVGLVSDEKLVDLLDLALSADTVNTVKNLRDIMESGVEPLALMSQLATVITDILAGSYDFTKERPKRRFFRRRELSKEDMEKLRQALKTLSEAEKQLRVSNDRITWLTAALLQLAPDQQYMLPVSSAETSMNQSPLALNGARKSNAEMPGFQAGSSANVHYNEEVKGSVMAGNKHDKGEMNSQQAQAVYNEKLEAIWLDVLEKIPMNSIREFMYQEGKLVSVSYGAAPTVQLLFNSQLTKSKAEKFRFHVLQAFESVLRCPVMIEIRCESRKSTSRAPILLPAAQNMPRLDVNPTTNTGGWMPTDGMPSSEANRREIVEVEPSPGEYKGVRRRDANVESEGWNLENAGATSSQKISTVLEGCSQHGGWSKRKAVSIAEKLEQENLRLEARSRRLLCWNAPKMNRQKLSRLRIRARKPQTLLKFISCGSCLSSRSWRPRQR
- the LOC121787284 gene encoding protein STICHEL-like 3 isoform X1: MTKAVRDRILKDVNGNVSDHLRNHIHLTNCIHLKNHMHKNSPILADRAFMRDLVVLQRSRSLRDPSASPPSWQSPSAVDVLLRQGEVEDVVSGRRSVGIERGRVSGSSPATAAVSSRGGKERRVRRGEESERVVGNDECEGVGEGLVGDRVSLGSSQLRDKSAETRGGHRQDKKLMTLSDQLRNVPAVSNDVVSSHNRGDARRVFHSEKYPEETGVSIRHRSSLNRGKRRRFRGGRRSRPSVAVRDGGGGGGGGEAQNEMSVASNSFGEGRASQKYHGVEEVQQLYSQNVNGDPRNGCGIPWNWSRIHDRGKSFLDMAGRSLSCGLSESRLKKAGSNSRGMDIPNMHVMSSSSSTRSGAEALPLLLDPSGSRGSMDRAVFFHDYSGELGIYAGNLLKQETDSDLASEGRSREQQRYRNQNKERHQNLTQKYMPRTFRDLVGQNLVVQALSNAILRRKVGLLYLFYGPHGTGKTSCARIFAQALNCQSSEHTKPCGFCNPCIAQSNGKSRNVREIGPVSNMDLESIIGLLRNVTSSSSQLPSQYRVFIFDECDTVSSECWSTILKVIDRAPRRVVFVLVCSSLDALPHIIISRCQKFFFPKLKDADIIYTLQWIATKEDLDIDKDALKLIATRSDGSLRDAEMTLEQLSLIGKRISVALVQELVGLVSDEKLVDLLDLALSADTVNTVKNLRDIMESGVEPLALMSQLATVITDILAGSYDFTKERPKRRFFRRRELSKEDMEKLRQALKTLSEAEKQLRVSNDRITWLTAALLQLAPDQQYMLPVSSAETSMNQSPLALNGARKSNAEMPGFQAGSSANVHYNEEVKGSVMAGNKHDKGEMNSQQAQAVYNEKLEAIWLDVLEKIPMNSIREFMYQEGKLVSVSYGAAPTVQLLFNSQLTKSKAEKFRFHVLQAFESVLRCPVMIEIRCESRKSTSRAPILLPAAQNMPRLDVNPTTNTGGWMPTDGMPSSEANRREIVEVEPSPGEYKGVRRRDANVESEGWNLENAGATSSQKISTVLGEKNQCLTLVKSKVSLAHVIQHAEGCSQHGGWSKRKAVSIAEKLEQENLRLEARSRRLLCWNAPKMNRQKLSRLRIRARKPQTLLKFISCGSCLSSRSWRPRQR